In the Telopea speciosissima isolate NSW1024214 ecotype Mountain lineage chromosome 6, Tspe_v1, whole genome shotgun sequence genome, ataaAATCTTTAGGAGGAATCAATGAAACAGAAATTTAATGTAAGGACATCAAATCAAATCCTGGATCTTTGACTGAAAAAGATATAGAGAGATCAGGAATTCTCACTATTTCTTAGATTCATGGGCCAAATTTGATTCAGTGGGATCTTTCGCTTACATTTTTTCGGAGGAAACTCCTCTACCCAACCCTCTAGGTGAAGGCAGGTTGTGGTGAAAACTGGCCTACATCCTTAACAGTTGTGCTAACTAGCAGAGCACCTTCACATATGTGATGTTGGATTgaactgaaaataaaaacacaTGATTAGTTGATGACGTGGACTACATGTCCATAAAACTTGGGCACCAACAAACTCTGCCACTTAGCAGAAAATTTCTTTGTGCTAAAATGGTTCCAGCACTGTTGGCCTTGGGAACCTACTGcctttttatgatttttttgttcATAAAATATAAATGTCTTACTTGAACTAAGGCGACTGGAAGATTCCAGCTTGCTAAGTTTATAAAGTATGTGTATGATAGCTCACCTGCTAACCCACTGACCACTTGCATGCTTGTGTAATTAAAATAATTGAACAAGGAAGATTAAAAATGTACCAAAATATGGTGGCACAGGTGTCGAGGGTGACTGTTAGGGCAAAGGCCGCAGTAGAAGCTGCAGGTGGATCTGTGAGGAGAGTGTATTACAACAAGTTGGGCTTCCGTGCACTGCTTAAGCCTGAGTGGTTTGAAAAGAAGGGTCGGTTACTTCCAAAAGCAGCCAGGCCTCCACCAAAGCAGCGGGATAAGGTTGATAGCATTGGTCGCCTACCTGCCCCAACCAAACCAATTCCATTTCTGCCAGAAGAGAAAGTTGCAACTGCAACTCCTGTTGCTTCATAAACTAAAGTTGTGGGTTTTCTCATTGAGTATCTGCTTGAGAGTTTTTTGATTTGTTGAGGGTACTTGTCCATTGAGGAATTGTTGCATGACATACTTTTTAATAATAAGATCATTTCAACTCTTTTTATTATGTTGATTAGTATTACTTGTACTAGAAAAAGAATGGGTGAAGCCTTAAAGGTCTCTATTTGCTGCACCATAAATGTTGAGCATGCCTTCATTCACCTTATGTGTTCTCTTTTCCCACCATACCTGGGGTAGGGAAAAGAATATTGTGAGAATCTTAGCAAATAAATGGTGTTTTTGGATGTTTTTTCTAGCTTCTTGTGGGAATTTGGAGAGGACACAAAAAGGGGAGTGGAGAATCCTAATTCAGAAATGTGAGAATCCTAATTCATAaatgtgtggatatgatgctTGCATCTTTTACCAGAAGCGGGAGCCTTAAGTAATTTGCACCCCCTAggccctgcagtagcgggagacTCGTGCACTTGGTTGAGTGGGTAGGGCAGATTTCTGCATGGgattaaaaaattatatgttGCAATTTACCAAATTGGTTTTGAGTTTAATTTTGAACACATCTGACTCTCTGAGCATACTTGAGTTTCGGTGAGGGGATGCAAGAGCACCCCATATGGCATGGGCAACCTGATCCTGATACTATTGATTATAACTTTAACAATTCAGGCGTGAGAAGCATCTCTCAGAATCCTTTTTAATATTCGTTTTTGTGTTTCCTTCAAAAGTTTAAATTGGTTTTCATATTATTAATGTTGCTCTTCCTACTGACACTGCATTTCGTAAATATATCTCTAATggacctttgttttttttattcttctctttcatcatttgatgattttgatcaattttaGTGAGATCTCAGTAGCTTCAATcttatatgttttattttatctCTTCATATAAATTTTTAAGCTCTGTTCACTGTCTCCTATAAGCATCCTCTTTGAGAAATAATGTATCAACCACAAAATTTTTACCAATTTAGAGGAGGGGGTTCTGAGTTTCAAAATTTCAAGTCTGTTTTcttgtcattttatttttattttaaatgataGGTAATCAGTTAAATGTGTGACTTGATCCCAAGTCTCGGTAACCATGCTACAAACTTTACCAGCTGTGCCGGCTGGCAACTTCTTTAACAGATTGTGGTAAAGTTGAGAACAATTAGTCACATGGCTCATCAATTAGAGCTTTCAAGATTGATCACTCGTGCTCCAGTTTTTGTATTGATCAGTCTTTCTCTATTTCCCCCCTCTAAGCCAAGCTTGATATGAGCTTTTGGAGTTCTGATCTGTTTCTAGATATTTAATCAGATTAATATTCACATTTGATGGTATAcattattaatttaatttaattttaaggtAAATGTTTCCTGCACGCTCGGACTTGGAATTCTTTCCTGTGTGTATGCTACTTTTTAGTTACACGGACTGATAATTTTACAGGGTCTAAACCTATCTCAAGCTATACATCCCACttccaccgccaccgccaccgcctaTCAGTTTTTCCTCTTGTTTCTCAACCTCAAATTTAAAGTTAAAACATATGCCTTCCATGTAATGgcataccctcccatgtatgtccatgcattcCCTATGTAATGACGTGGGGATATCAGATTGGTCTGAAATTGTAATCAtatatagatgatgatgtggatACTACCCCACAAAATTTTAACCCCAACTAAACTGCCAAATGGTCCCAAATTAAATGGTGTGCAGGAACTCTTCCCCttattagttctttttttttttttggctgtttCTGTTTTTTCACTGGAACTGTGATCTGGACTCAACCTGAGGATACTGATCACATGAACCCTAAGAATTCATGGACCAAAAAATATGTCCACATGCCAACAACCCATAAATGATAGAACTCAGTATTCAGAACATCGAAACTATAAGTCCTCAATGCTTGGGGTTATAAAGAAATTGGGTATTGATATTTTTGGATTGAATCCGATGGGATTTGGATAGGATTTATATACCTATAATTCACAATTCAATGTGATTCTTGTCAAATTAATTTTGTTCATTCCAGTTAGGGATCTTGCTCATGCACTCTCCCCATTGTCTTTTATCTTTTGAATATCCTTACTTTCCCTGTTCGTTTTCTAAGATACAGGAATcatttaattgttatttttaaattcattttatttagaTTGCTTGTCAAAGGCTTTTAGCTTACAAGCCTTGAAGATGCATTATTACATCAATTGGAGATTAAGCTTAAAGTACAGTCGTCTATGATGATGTGTGAGGGTGTACTACTACCTCGTCTTTTGTAGTCCTTCTGTTTCTGGCCTTTCTTCTTATACCAAGAAAATAAGTATAATAAAGTGCAGTCGAAAAGGAATGCTTTTTTTCCTCCCTCACTGCTTCACTCTGTTATGATAAACTTATTTCtaattaaataacttttatCACAATGTGCTATATAACTTATCAGAGGGTGTTTGCCTTAGCCAATGAGCACCCCCCTTATCAGTTCAATCAATAATGggcagagagagggagagagattctCCCAAAACATATATCCAGTTTTTTGGAGCAATCAAGGATCAATCTCTCTCCCAAAACTTATATCCTGTTTTTTGGTGCAATCAAGGATCAAAATTCTCATCTAATGTCTTAGGTAATGTTAAGGATCCGCACATCCTAGCGTTACGGCTACTTTTCTTCTTACTGTGATGATTTTTAAGTATATCATTAgtcttgaaaattttcaggtTGCCTATGCATATCCCACTAATGTTTTATGGAAATAGACATGTGCATGTTCCTATGTGCCTATAAGCATCATTACTGTTCTTGGGAAGGTATGAATTTGTAGCTGCAATCTCTCTTTTCAGAATCTTATAGATGCTAATTCCATAATGTTGGATTGATCAGCTAACTTACTGTAGTTGAACTTTAAGTATGATTCAGATATGGTCCAGTTAGGCCTCAAGGCTAAGATTGTCCAGGCACAGACCTTGTACAAACTACTCGTACATTATATGAGCTAGAAGTGAAGTGACTTGTGATACACCTTCATGTTTATGTCCTGTTTGTGCTTTGTACCTTTGCTTTCATTTAAACAGTAGCCATTTGAAATGATTGTTAGTTTTAGCTATTATCAAATTGCCCAGTGATTTGCTAATATTGGGATTCCTGGTATCCATTTTTACTGATGGAATTCAGATTTTTCGTGTGGTTCCCATGTATCAGTTACGGATTTTAAAGAATTGAAAGCTAACTTTCACAAGATAAACTTCTCTTGGAGCTGAGGTTGTAACATGACTAGATGCGGATCCGAATACTAGGTAGAGAACTGATTTTGGTTTTTCTGGAATCTAAGTTCCGGTGGGAATATGGATATCTCATTTTCATTTCAATACTTGTCTAGGTACTCCTTACTTGTCCAGTTTCAGGTTGTGTATTTTGCACTCCCTTTACGGTTGTAATTTTGTGCATAATCCAGATACAATTGGGAATGTATGGCTTTGAAACTTGCTTCAGAGGTGTGGAGTTGAGAACTTAGGATAAGTCATGATGGTTTAGGTTCTTTAAACAGTTACTGAAATCTTGGTTTCTTTTGACAATTGGAAGACTTTTCTGTCAATAATGGAGATTAACTCAGGATCTCTGCTTAAACCCCCGTTTGATGATGGAGAGAGGAGCATTACTTTTTGGGAGGATGTTTTAAATATGAGAAGCTATGGAGGTTTTGCTTCGACTATGGAATTTCAAGATGTGAAGTGTGGTCATTATAAAATACAGAGAAGAGTAAAGGGTGATTGTTTAGAGTTTTTGGATGGATGTTACATATGAGAAACTAGGCTTATTCTGTTTCTTCAGTGGAAATTATGGGGCATTAAGCTTTGTCCTGTGTTATAAAATACAGAGGAGCAAGGAGGTGCCAGGGTTATTGCTTCCATTTTTGAATTTATGGAAGCATAGGTGCATGATTCTCTGCTATGTTTGGCAATTGGAAGCAATTAGAGGCACAGATATCGTTGGTCTATCTATGGTCCTGGTTACACATTTGTGTGCTAGAACAACAATAACTGAAAGCAAGAGAAATAAGTCTTTGATAGAGAAGGTACTGATAAGGGTTGGTAGTTGCAGCTGAGGAAGAAGATATATGGGTTGGTCCACCTAGAATGAGAGTTTTACAAACTACTGCAGATAATAGCATCATTGTAGTGGATCTTCTTCTGCATAGGCATTCTGAGTTGAAGTCCCTGACACATATAACACTTCCTTGGAGCATTGTTGGCCACCCAGAGGAGAGTTCAAAGTGCCTCTAGCTTGAAGGTATTTTTATGTAGACCTAAGAGTTGATCCTTAGGAGGATCTGTAGGGGTGAGGGAGAAATATGGGACTaggggtttaaaaaaaaaccatgagaCTAGATCGATTGAATCAACCAAAACCGATCTATCCAACTTCGTATCTGTTTGttattggttttgttttttacaAACTGTCGAAAAGACCGAAATCAAACAATAAAAACGACTGAAAACGAAACATTTGGACCAAaagtggaaagaaaaaaaacctggTTGACTCGATAGTGCAAAATGACCGTTGCACCCCCTGGAACCCTGGAAATGACCAAGGGTGTGGTGGTCATGCCTGTGTTAGGGCACAAGGGCGGCGTCTCTAGCACGATCGGGTAGcgttttttctcctttttttcatACTTGGAAAACTTTGACCGAAAGGATAAGGGACTTCTAAAAGAAATCGATTGGAGCCATCAGTTTCAATTTGTTTTTGTAAACTGAACTCTTTATCAAattgaaccaataaaaatataaaagaaaaaagcatacccagtgcacgaggctccagaATACATGCGGCCTTACCCTGTTACGTCcactggagaggattttttctGACTTGAACCCGCAGCTATTAGGTTGCAATGGATTGAACTGATATATGAATGAAAAAATTGGAGAAAAGAACTTACTGAAACCGGACTGAACTGACCATTTGAGTCTCTTACAAGCTAGAATGCCAATTTCACCTCCTATCTTCTGTGTTGTTCATATTATCTtattaaaaaatttcttttatatttatttttagggaaaaggaaTTGCACATTCTCTTCTTCATAAAACCCTTTATATGATTCGTAACCCACCCCTCTCAATGATTTCGATTTCAATTGGCTTGGAATCAGTTGAAACCCTAAcaattggaataaaaaaaaaaaagaaataaagattttccaaaatttatgATTTATAGTGTTTTTTATTCAAAACTGGGGGATCTTGCTACCGCAAGTAAGTTCCATTGATTTTCTGCTATCGTACCGAGCAGTAGAAGggaaaaaatggtaaaaagaaaatgaagattaaaaacaaaaaaaggttaTATATTCAATGGACAGTTGCATAAATCGGCTGAATCAGGATTGGTCGCTGAGGATTATGATTCAAGCCGGACGATTAACTCGTTTTGATTCCGATTCCTCAAACTATGACTCCAATCTCTTTTAGTCATGTCTGAAAAATCAACCTTCGcgaacaaaaaaatttaaatggtGAAAATACAAGAGCAACAATCAAATACATGAAAGGTCATAGGCAAGACTTGATATTGAATCCCACCTTCACCTTCCCCCTCTCATGCAAACACCCCTCTAAGGGaatggaagggaaaaaaaacaaaagataactTCATAAATCTTCAACATTACTCAAGTTGGATAACTTGTACATTACATGCCAAGTTATAGCAAATGGCCGCTTTTTTGATGAACTTATTTGCAAAAAATCATTGATAGGATAAAATAGCTAAAGCTTAGGGGATTGAGAAGTTGTTCTCCCATTAAAAACCGATGCAACAAAGTCATGCGAAATAGTAACACAGCTTGGTGTGATGAGAACAGTATGGAACATATTCTCCTCTCATTAGGACTAATAACTGATCAGTGCTCCATTGTGTGCTCAGGTTCAATGACCTGATTTCCTACTGTTCTTTTCCTCAATGCCTGACTTAGAGAATCTGTGCCTAAGGAGTTCAAGAACCTCTTCCATTCTTACATCTTTAACTGCAAGTAGCACCATGGTATGATATAGCACATCTGCCATCTCTGCAGCCGAGCGCGACTTATCCTCATTCTCCTCCAATGTTCGGCATAATTCATCTGCCTCTTCCCTGCATAAGGTTCAACAACAGTTTCCACCatgaaaattttctccaaaGGAGTGTCATCATACCAGTGTTCAATGAAGAGGGGTTCTCACACAAGTAGAACTGTGTTCAGCCCCTACACTACATTATTGAACAATGTGTATACTATAATTACAAGGAAATACTGTTAACTCAAAAACAGAACATTCCGACAAGTTAAATAAGTATTGTACCGAATTTTAGAGCACAGCAACTTCTTGTCATACAACAGCCGTTTTGTCCATGATGGCTTCTCATTTTCAGTTGCTCCTACTTCTGCTTTACGCATGGAAATTGTGGACTCCAATGAGTATAAAGTTGTTGACAAAAGCTTATTTTTCAAATCCTGCAACAAGTCAGGAAACCCAATTAACTCTATTTGTCCAATCTTGCCCCCACTCTCATGAGCATACCAAAATCCAAGAACAcaacaaaaactaaaaagaaatgaGATGAATACTTCAGAAGATCTGAAAATTAGAACAATTGCATTGCCTACATGCACTCCTGAAAGAAATCACAAAACTAAAGGAGAAGATTGCACACCAGTGAACCTTTCAAGAAATCACACACTGATGTATAATAGCATGTCTCTGAACCCGTGTGGCATGTAGGACAATCAGGCTTCCCAAGATATATTATCTAAAATGAAACTCTGAGTTAGCACTCTTTCAGATTATAGATAAAAGGAAGCCCATAAGTAAACTCCAAAAAACTAGCCTCAAAGAAACATACAGAGTCACGATCGCAATCAAGAAAGATGTCATGGACATTTATAAAGTTCTTGGATGTCTCTCCCTTTGTCCATAAAGATGACCGTGACCGGCTATAGAATGTTGCCTTCCGTGATGAAATGGTATTAGCGAGGGCTGCCCTATTTGCAAAGCCTTGCATCAGAATGGCTCCTGTGTCTACATTTTGAGCAATTGCCACCGCTAAACCTTTATCATCCCACTTGACACTGTCTACCAATAGCCCAACCTAAAAGTTTTCATTAAATAAGTGCTAAAAGTAGAGTTCTTTTACTTCATATAAACAAATAATCTACAGCATcgaaaaaagaaattacaacttATTTAAAGcggggagaaagagagactaGATGTGATTCAAGCTTGCTTATGCACGAATTCAGACCACTCAACTGTGGAACTAACTCATATGAGCCAACTTAGTTGATGATCTCTTTTAACTCTCAAAtataaaacaaagaagaaggacAATCTTCAACAGTTTCAAGGAAGTAATAGTAATTAATAAAGTGAGAAGGGAAACCAAAAAGTGCGAATAATGGACATCCAAGGAAAAAAACATGACCTAGAATAAATAAGAAGCGAAGAACACTGTTTTTCCTAGTCCAACCAATCTTCCTTGCTActataaaattcttttttttttcggggtCGGGGGTGGGAGAAAAGGTATGaagcaaaaaataaatcaaatgaTCATTCTTATCAGATGATGTGATTGTTCAGTAAATGGGATTATTTCTTGATATCTACCATTAAATTCTTGGGTGATCAAACAAATACAATCAATTGGATCACATCATTCAGCCAATTCaagtgatttggtttagattaTAGGTCATTCTTCTATGGGACTGAAAAAGGACAGTAAACATTGAAAAGATATGATCCTCGTCGATCATAGAAAACCTAAATAGTTCAATTATAACAGAACCAAAAGCATTACACTTTTTTGGTAGATAGTGAAACCATTATGTTCCTCCTTAAATAAGctccatatctttttttttttggaaataaaaaaacataagatgcaTTGGATTCATACTCAACAAAATAAGAGCCTGTCTGATATAACCATAGTCCGAATGGTAGTTCTTATTCTAAAAATGAGAACTAGCTACATACTTTTGGAAAATGAAATTTCCAAGCATATAAAAGCACAAAGTTTAACTTTACTAATCTGAGTTTTAAGAATTTAAAACAGAAACCCTACCCATACAAATATCACACTCCTTTCAGATTCAAAATGTGTGTTCGGTGATCAGAATGAGATTATAATTTCTTctaccacacaaaaaaaattgtaatttctAGTTGAAGTACCTTTGATTCAAGAAGAAGCTCTTTCTCTGACCTTGGAGCAGAAGCATAGACCAAACAACAgtttttcttcttgttattaAATCTGCCACCATCAACATGAGGGAATGATAAAACATGTTCCTTCACAGTAAATCTTAGAGACGAGGGAGAGTAGGAGATTGCCATCAAGAACACTATAGTTAAGTTCTCCCTAATCGCTTTCAGTCTTTGTTCATCTTCAGCGTATTGTTTGTAGAAAGGCTCCACCCATCAAGCTGGTGAAGGGGACAGGAACTGATTCATAAAATACAACCATCAATTACTCAGTATATTCTTGAAAATACCACAGGCTCTCAATGAATTACATTACACAGATTAGAGAAAAATCAAcaaatcagaagaagaagaagtaaagggGCCAATGAGCCTCTCACAAAAAACATGGACACATTGGAGCAACATCACTAGATGAAACATAGTCTGCACCAACCAATAGAATATTTTCTCTTTCGTTTGGTTTCGTGAGACGAAAACTCATGATTGTCAACTCCAAATCATCTCAATAGGGAAATATCAACAAAATGCAAAACAAATTAATCAACTTGAAAGCAAAACCAGGTGATGTTGCGGCAACTCTAATTTTCTTTCTCAGAAGGGAACTAGACAGTACATGACTGGCTTTGTTCCTACAGCAAGTTTGCTCTTTCAGACAAAGATCGCTGCATGGACATTAGAAATCCGCTCATATAGGTGAATAACAATTGATTGATGAAGTGCATGGAGAAGCTTCCACTACAAAGCTccttgcagagagagagagagagagatgggacgGAAGACAGAGAAAATAAGGGATCAAGCTACTATGCAGCAAAGATGGTAACACTGTTCTTCTGGTACTTCTCTGATCTTCTTATTTGACACTTTGGGTTTAGATGATTAAGAACACGTAGAACAAGTTAAATCCGTTAGGTCATGAATAACCATAATTAAAAATGGAAACAAGTAAAATTCAGATATAATTTGTTTTGGTAATTTAAACAGGATGGTCAATTTTCAGTCAGACTGGAAAcaagcctctctgtgaaagcaagggtaaggctgcattcattatgaccctccccagaccccgcagtggcgggagccttgtgcactaggtatgcccttttttttggggtcaattTTCAGTCAGAAAAGTAGACTACACGAAAAAGTTGGAAATGGCTTAACACAAAGGGTAAACATTCAAATTTCAAGCATTTGTGTCAAAAAATTCAGCCCATTTTAATTTAGTAGCTGTACTACCTAATTTTCAATAATTAATCGATTACCACTAAATAATTATGCACCCATCTCACAGTAAAGTTCCCATTAAATGATTACAAATAAAAAGAGTCAAAGAGAAAGGTCTATGAGGAATTCAGATCACCCAGAATAGTTACATCCACATTGCTTCAGACAAATAAACTTTAAGTGTCTAGACACCTTCAAAAGCTTTTACAACGGATGAATTTCTTATGAATAGTTGAGCAATGCGATAGAACTCCAAGAACTGCAAATGAACTTAAGGAACTAAACAACAACAAATAGTTGCAGTGATATTTCAGGCCATGCTTTAGTTTCAACTCTTGGAGATTAAGTGGAAACAATGATTAGTTAAACAAGCTTCAGATATGGGTTTGGCGCATACTCGATGTTGTTTTAGTTATTCGGGAAGAGATGGAACGGAACaaccaagaaagaaagagagaaaagaacatCCATTCGTGAGCAACAATAACTGGTTCTATGGAGATTGAGACATGAACACCCGTTCGTGAGCAACATTCACCAGTTCGATGGAGATTGAGACATGTTACAATTAAATGTCTCTCAGACAAGTAATCAAACAATAGATGAGCAAACCATTCAATGTCTCTCAACCATTGTGTTGCTCTGCTAACAACAAACTCTCACGGCATTCCAATTCAAAAATGAAAACCCTATTCCACATTTCCAcatgagagaatgagagagaaaaagagagagttgaaacctgcaacttctTGTCCGTCGACTAAGCAGGGGAAGAGGACAGGAAGTACACAAATCAGAGGGGTCTCCACGTTCGATTCCCTAGACAAGcaaatttttgttttccttcgGTAAGaacctttatctgctccatttcctagGTAGCTCCATTTCCCCTGAGGGCggaaatgatcatcctaccctTGCTCAAACACACTGCTTGGGTGGGGTCTACcctctctattagaggaatttaGGAAATAGAGTAGATAAAAATTGCCAGGTACAATTCgtctggttcctctcatagggggcggaaatgaccaccttaccccctgcctgaacacattGCCCtagtgggatccacccccctcATATTAGAGGCATTAGACGAACTGGCAGGCAAGAACTTGAGAGGATATTTTTGCCTTCCCACACATACAGTATTTTGCCACGTGGACACATCTTGTGAAGTCCAAGCTTTGTGGATTAAAATGGGTCATGTATAGAATCCAAAAGGAATAGAATGGCCAAAATCATCACTCCACTAGTCCATTTGAAGAAAATGTTTTTAGGAAAAATTGTTTGGATTtactagataagaaaattatTTACCAAACAaaggtttgattttgttttacaCTTACTTTGTCTTCTAAAcgtacttattttgtaattttttttcttatcttgtagatgaaagaaattattattttaaggGCCCCAttcatggttttaagaatcgggaaCCAGATTGGTGAATCGTTTGATTTGGATCACAGTCAGTGGTGACCGATCTCGATTTCCACTGATTCAACATAGTTGATtcacacccaaaaccctagaaatttttactttttttttggatatgagGTTtggttctagggtttttgggcacCACTTTGGACCGATTCCGATCCAATCCAAATCAGAATCGCCAATGACCAATTCCGTGTTTTAAAACCCTTGCACCATTGTGGTGAATCCCATCTCTTGAAATGTAGGATGAGATTTCAATTGGTGGGACCATCCAATTGACATGTGGTTTGGAAGCACATGCATGTATTGGGATTGGAATCTAATAAtccaaattgaaccaaactgaaTATATTAGTCCAAATCCAGTTCTGGAGCATGACATAAATTCAATCCAGCTCAATTTCGATTCTAACTTAGGAACTATCAATTCGATTTCGGATATGGCTTAAGAAGCGTCAATtataatcaaaaccaaaccgtatTTCTCACCTTGAAaggatagagaagaagaggCAAAATCGAGCCTTCTTTGTGTACTCCTCAAAGCTATTACTTTTGCCTTTTGGATTGCCGACTTTTCTACCATCTTTTACGTGGATGCATTAAatgttgtttttccttttccttcattCTTTTGAGACCAGCTCCCTCTTTCAACAAAACACAAAGCTATGTTAAAATGCAAAGTTATTTTTTAGGAGAAAGCTCTCTTTGGGGGGAGAGTACTgccctatgcctagacacagaaggggtgaaatgaccacacCCCCCTTATTAAAGGTGTAAATTCCATCCCTCTATGATACCAacgtgtgtgctctcattggcccccacgtgCACAAGGGTCACACTACCCCACAGAGTATGCCAACCCTATTTTTcattggagaaagttttcctatACCGTGCGGGAAGGGTTTAGCTACTATCCCAGGGTCCTAAAACATCCTCCTATTTATGAATGGTCGAACATATATACCCCACACTATTACGTGATACCCTCTCCTGTCCATCCAAAAGTTGCAGGTCAAGGGATTCCCCTTCACTTTGACTTAAGGAAAActtgctcctttttttttgtgtgatgtGTCATTGATGCGGAGCTTAGCCGATTTTGTTTGAACGCACTTTTCAATAATGGtagtgtattttttttatttatttactttgaCCAAGATAATGTGCTTGAATATCCCAGTGATGTTCCTCCCAATTCCCTATGCCAACAACTAGTTGTCCAACTTTGACAACTTACTTTTTTTGtgactaataaataaattataccccaaatgaaggggaaaaaaagtacAAGGCGAAGATGCCTCCAAGAGGCACTAAACCCCAgacaaataaagagaaaaacaatAGGAACCAAAATACCAGCCCAAGGACTGTTGGAGAATCAAAATTGAATCGTTCCAAAAATGAGCAACAACGAGCTCACACTGCGATCTTCCAAGGAACATTAGATTTTCTAATCGATTGAGCGAAGAAAATAAGGGACAAACCTAATACGGTGATTCTTTCTTCTACACCAAACATATGCTTGAGTGCCTTCCCCATGAAGCTCGTTGCAGTCACCACCAATTGTTGAAATTTCAACACCAACATCAAGACTAGAGTGATCCAGATTTGACGGATCTTCGGCAATGCAAGAGGCTTGATCCGAATTTGCTGAATCTTCGTCACTGCTAGAACCCTCATTCAATTTTGTTTGATCATTGTCACTACTAGAGGCCTTGCCCAAATTTATTGGATCTTCGTCATTGCTAGAGGCCTTGTACA is a window encoding:
- the LOC122664788 gene encoding histidine biosynthesis bifunctional protein hisIE, chloroplastic-like — encoded protein: MAISYSPSSLRFTVKEHVLSFPHVDGGRFNNKKKNCCLVYASAPRSEKELLLESKVGLLVDSVKWDDKGLAVAIAQNVDTGAILMQGFANRAALANTISSRKATFYSRSRSSLWTKGETSKNFINVHDIFLDCDRDSIIYLGKPDCPTCHTGSETCYYTSVCDFLKGSLDLKNKLLSTTLYSLESTISMRKAEVGATENEKPSWTKRLLYDKKLLCSKIREEADELCRTLEENEDKSRSAAEMADVLYHTMVLLAVKDVRMEEVLELLRHRFSKSGIEEKNSRKSGH